In Bacteroides coprosuis DSM 18011, the following are encoded in one genomic region:
- a CDS encoding carboxyl-terminal protease (COGs: COG0793 Periplasmic protease~InterPro IPR001478:IPR005151:IPR004447~KEGG: bfs:BF0881 putative carboxy-terminal protease~PFAM: Peptidase S41; PDZ/DHR/GLGF~SMART: Peptidase S41; PDZ/DHR/GLGF~SPTR: Putative carboxy-terminal protease;~TIGRFAM: Peptidase S41A, C-terminal peptidase~IMG reference gene:2504106641~PFAM: Peptidase family S41; PDZ domain (Also known as DHR or GLGF)~TIGRFAM: C-terminal peptidase (prc)): MSKKRFSVFTPIIAAICIIIGIFVGMYYSSPHSNNIFVTQSPTNKLNSVLRIIDENYVDTVDMQEIVEDALPHIISELDPHSIYVPKVYAQEVSSELEGSFSGVGIQFTIQQDTIYVNSVVKQGPAEEVGIIAGDRIVTVDDSLFVGKKVTNSAAMRTLKGPKGTQVKLGIRRSGEPELLNFMVTRGDIPQNTIDATYMLNDKFGYIQLSKFGRTTYVELINSMALLLYQNCEGVIIDLRGNKGGYLDIVVKIVNEFLPKQKLIVFTEGRKMLRQDIYSNGSGGFQNIPLVLLIDEGSASSSEIFAAAIQDNDRGTIIGRRSYGKGLVQQEMTFNDSSLLRLTIARYFTPSGRSIQKPYTKGDSRDYDMDIIHRIEHGELYSKDSIKLDPNLLYHTNNGRPVYGGGGIMPDIFVPQDTIAANTYLTDVLRRGLIIQFSFQYTDKNRDRLAKFETEKDLENFLKKQYIVDRFVQFAETKGVRRRNLLINKAHSLLEKSLNANIIYNILGMEAHIKYLNKTDTTILKAIDVLDKGESLPQPINESLSDEKSKESSTE; this comes from the coding sequence ATGAGTAAAAAAAGATTTTCAGTATTTACTCCTATTATAGCAGCTATCTGCATCATTATAGGAATTTTCGTCGGCATGTATTATTCATCGCCACACAGCAATAACATATTTGTCACTCAAAGCCCTACAAACAAACTAAATAGTGTGTTACGTATTATTGATGAAAATTATGTTGACACCGTAGATATGCAAGAAATTGTAGAAGATGCTTTACCTCATATCATATCTGAACTAGATCCTCACAGTATTTATGTACCCAAAGTTTATGCTCAAGAAGTGAGTTCGGAACTAGAAGGAAGTTTTAGTGGCGTAGGTATTCAGTTTACTATTCAACAAGATACAATTTATGTTAATAGCGTTGTAAAGCAAGGACCAGCAGAAGAAGTAGGCATCATTGCAGGAGATAGAATTGTTACAGTAGATGATAGCCTTTTTGTCGGTAAAAAAGTAACCAATTCGGCGGCTATGAGAACGTTGAAAGGACCAAAAGGAACTCAAGTAAAACTGGGTATTAGAAGAAGTGGTGAACCGGAACTACTTAACTTCATGGTAACCCGTGGTGATATACCTCAAAACACCATTGATGCCACCTATATGCTCAACGATAAGTTTGGATACATTCAATTAAGCAAGTTTGGAAGAACCACGTATGTTGAGTTAATCAACTCGATGGCTTTACTTCTTTATCAAAATTGTGAAGGAGTTATTATTGACTTACGAGGAAATAAAGGGGGCTATTTAGATATTGTTGTTAAAATTGTAAATGAGTTTCTACCCAAACAGAAATTAATTGTATTTACTGAAGGGCGTAAGATGTTAAGACAGGACATCTACTCAAATGGCTCTGGTGGATTCCAAAATATTCCTCTAGTACTGTTAATTGACGAGGGTTCTGCTTCATCTAGTGAAATATTTGCAGCAGCAATCCAAGATAATGATAGAGGTACCATCATAGGACGCCGCTCGTATGGAAAAGGATTGGTTCAACAAGAGATGACATTCAATGATAGCTCTTTATTAAGATTAACTATCGCTCGATATTTTACTCCATCAGGTAGATCTATTCAAAAACCCTATACAAAAGGAGACAGCAGAGATTATGATATGGATATTATACACAGAATAGAACATGGAGAATTATATTCTAAAGATAGTATTAAACTAGATCCTAATTTATTATATCACACCAATAATGGTAGACCTGTATATGGAGGAGGCGGTATTATGCCCGATATATTTGTTCCTCAAGATACCATAGCTGCAAACACATACCTTACAGATGTCTTAAGAAGAGGATTAATCATCCAATTTAGTTTTCAATATACAGACAAAAACAGAGACAGACTGGCGAAATTTGAAACAGAAAAAGACCTTGAGAACTTCCTTAAAAAACAATATATCGTAGATAGATTTGTGCAATTTGCAGAAACTAAAGGAGTAAGAAGAAGAAATTTACTAATAAATAAAGCTCATAGTTTATTAGAGAAAAGCCTCAATGCAAATATTATTTACAACATACTAGGAATGGAAGCCCATATTAAGTACCTTAATAAAACAGATACCACCATTCTTAAAGCAATTGATGTTTTGGATAAGGGAGAGTCATTACCTCAACCTATTAATGAATCTTTGAGTGATGAAAAATCAAAAGAAAGCTCTACGGAGTGA
- a CDS encoding CMP/dCMP deaminase zinc-binding (COGs: COG2131 Deoxycytidylate deaminase~InterPro IPR002125~KEGG: bfs:BF0882 putative deoxycytidylate deaminase~PFAM: CMP/dCMP deaminase, zinc-binding~SPTR: Deoxycytidylate deaminase;~IMG reference gene:2504106642~PFAM: Cytidine and deoxycytidylate deaminase zinc-binding region) produces the protein MDTDLDNKNKQRELDTRYIRMASIWSENSYCIRRKVGALIVKDKMIISDGYNGTPSGFENICEDDNNTTKPYVLHAEANAITKIACSNNSSDGATMYVTAAPCIECAKLIIQAGIKRVVYSESYRLDDGIQLLKRANIEVVFIDHK, from the coding sequence GTGGACACAGATTTAGATAATAAAAACAAACAAAGAGAGCTTGACACTCGTTATATACGAATGGCGTCTATCTGGTCAGAAAATTCATATTGCATCCGTAGAAAAGTGGGTGCTCTCATTGTCAAAGATAAAATGATTATATCAGATGGATACAATGGAACTCCATCAGGTTTTGAAAATATTTGTGAAGACGACAACAACACGACAAAGCCATACGTTCTACATGCAGAAGCAAATGCCATAACAAAGATTGCCTGTTCAAACAATAGTAGTGATGGTGCTACCATGTATGTTACTGCTGCCCCTTGTATAGAATGCGCTAAACTCATCATACAAGCTGGTATAAAACGAGTGGTTTATTCTGAAAGCTACAGGCTAGACGATGGCATTCAACTCCTTAAAAGAGCCAATATTGAAGTTGTATTTATCGATCACAAATAA
- a CDS encoding hypothetical protein (KEGG: bth:BT_4261 hypothetical protein~SPTR: Putative uncharacterized protein;~IMG reference gene:2504106643) yields MKRLLNYIPLFLIVAALTSCNDTDDVSAIFTKENKKMTLIFEDRGKETKPFDVWEGNEELKKKSIELRDKEGNYTFTFDGLEEDGWISGNFEGKIVNTKLYGTWSADGKSNAMSIKVNRTDGPRETDPLAIEFFNSFPNIYKYVGDTRSISLYYKFGQIKHRYIGFINIGKKK; encoded by the coding sequence ATGAAAAGATTATTAAATTATATACCCTTATTTCTTATCGTTGCAGCTCTTACAAGCTGCAACGATACTGATGATGTATCTGCAATCTTCACAAAAGAGAATAAGAAGATGACTCTTATTTTTGAGGATCGTGGTAAAGAAACAAAACCATTTGATGTCTGGGAGGGTAATGAGGAACTAAAGAAAAAGAGCATAGAACTGAGAGACAAGGAAGGTAACTATACTTTCACCTTTGACGGACTTGAAGAAGACGGATGGATTTCAGGCAATTTCGAAGGAAAAATTGTTAACACCAAATTATATGGAACATGGTCTGCCGATGGAAAAAGCAATGCTATGTCAATCAAGGTTAATCGTACAGATGGACCAAGAGAAACAGATCCATTAGCGATAGAGTTTTTTAATAGTTTCCCAAACATCTATAAATACGTAGGAGATACACGTAGTATTTCTCTCTATTATAAATTTGGTCAAATAAAACATAGATATATCGGTTTTATCAATATCGGAAAGAAAAAATAA
- a CDS encoding Peptidyl-dipeptidase Dcp (COGs: COG0339 Zn-dependent oligopeptidase~InterPro IPR001567~KEGG: bfs:BF0884 putative peptidyl-dipeptidase~PFAM: Peptidase M3A/M3B, thimet/oligopeptidase F~PRIAM: Peptidyl-dipeptidase Dcp~SPTR: Putative peptidyl-dipeptidase;~IMG reference gene:2504106644~PFAM: Peptidase family M3): MRKLSLLLISLCIMTMIHAQNPFFEKYNTPHNTVPFDKIENKNYEPAILEGIKQHSAEIDAITSNTASPTFENTILAYENSGKLLDRVLSVFFNLRSAETNDELQAIAVKMVPILSEHSNNVSLNQDLFKKVKEVYAKKSSLNLNHEQEVLLDKVYDGFVRSGANLEGKDQEKYRELSQKLSQLGLAFGENNLKETNNYKLVVTDKAKLSGLPESALEAAKETAKEKGEEGWVFTLDAPSYIPLMRYADNRDLRKELYMAYNTKCTHDNEFNNTQIVKDIVNTEMEIAQLLGYKSYADYTLEKRMAENSTNVYKLLNDLLKAYKPTANKEVDEVTTLAKETENNDFTVMPWDWSYYSNKLKDKKFNFNEEMLRPYFELENVKKGVFGLATTLYGITFKENKDIPVYHKDVKAYDVFDKDGSFLSVLYTDFHPRAGKRAGAWMTSFKEQWIDQNGENSRPHITIVMNFTKPTANKPALLTFDEVNTFLHEFGHALHGMFANSTYESLSGTNVYRDFVELPSQIMENFLIEKEYLNTFAKHYETGEDLPEDLIQKIIDAANFNAGYACLRQVSFGLLDMAWYTRETPFEGDVIEFEQKAWADAQVLPVIEDACMSVQFGHIFAGGYAAGYYGYKWAEVLDADAFSLFQEKGIFNPEVAQSFRDNILSKGSTEHPMKLYKKFRGQEPSIKALLKRNGIL; encoded by the coding sequence ATGAGAAAACTAAGTCTATTATTAATTTCACTTTGCATTATGACAATGATACATGCACAGAACCCTTTTTTTGAGAAATACAATACGCCTCATAATACGGTTCCTTTTGATAAAATCGAAAACAAAAATTATGAACCAGCTATCTTAGAGGGTATAAAGCAACATTCTGCTGAAATAGATGCTATAACATCTAATACAGCTTCTCCTACTTTTGAGAATACTATTTTAGCGTACGAAAACTCAGGAAAACTATTAGATAGAGTACTATCTGTTTTCTTCAATTTACGTAGTGCTGAAACCAATGATGAACTTCAGGCTATTGCCGTAAAAATGGTTCCTATTTTAAGTGAACACAGCAACAACGTAAGCTTAAATCAAGATTTATTTAAAAAGGTAAAAGAAGTTTATGCAAAAAAAAGCTCTTTAAACCTAAATCATGAACAAGAAGTATTACTAGATAAAGTTTATGATGGATTTGTAAGAAGTGGAGCTAACCTTGAAGGAAAAGATCAAGAAAAATATAGAGAGTTATCTCAAAAGCTAAGTCAATTAGGTTTAGCATTTGGAGAAAACAACTTGAAAGAAACCAACAACTACAAACTCGTTGTTACTGATAAAGCAAAATTATCTGGTTTACCTGAAAGTGCATTGGAAGCAGCCAAAGAAACGGCTAAAGAAAAAGGAGAAGAAGGATGGGTTTTTACACTGGATGCTCCAAGTTACATTCCACTAATGAGATATGCCGACAATAGAGATCTAAGAAAAGAACTTTATATGGCATATAATACTAAATGTACTCATGATAACGAATTCAACAATACTCAAATTGTGAAAGATATCGTGAATACAGAAATGGAAATAGCACAATTATTAGGCTATAAATCATATGCAGATTATACTCTAGAAAAGAGAATGGCTGAAAATAGCACTAATGTTTACAAGCTACTAAATGATCTATTAAAAGCTTACAAACCTACTGCTAACAAAGAAGTCGATGAGGTTACTACTCTAGCTAAAGAAACAGAGAATAATGACTTTACTGTTATGCCATGGGACTGGAGCTATTATTCAAATAAGCTAAAAGACAAAAAATTCAACTTCAACGAAGAAATGCTCCGCCCCTACTTCGAACTAGAAAATGTAAAAAAAGGAGTCTTTGGATTGGCTACAACTCTTTATGGTATCACTTTCAAAGAAAATAAAGATATTCCTGTTTACCACAAAGATGTAAAGGCTTATGATGTATTCGATAAAGACGGTAGCTTCTTATCCGTTTTATATACCGATTTCCACCCCAGAGCAGGCAAGAGAGCAGGAGCATGGATGACAAGTTTTAAAGAACAATGGATTGATCAAAACGGAGAAAACAGCCGTCCTCACATCACCATTGTTATGAACTTTACCAAACCAACAGCAAATAAACCGGCCCTACTAACATTTGATGAAGTAAACACATTCTTACATGAATTTGGCCATGCGCTTCATGGAATGTTTGCCAACTCAACTTATGAATCTTTAAGTGGAACAAATGTATACAGAGATTTTGTAGAATTACCTTCTCAAATCATGGAAAACTTCCTAATTGAGAAAGAGTATCTAAATACTTTTGCAAAACACTACGAAACAGGAGAAGATCTTCCTGAAGATTTAATCCAAAAGATTATTGATGCAGCAAACTTTAATGCAGGGTATGCCTGCCTTCGTCAAGTCAGCTTCGGACTACTTGATATGGCTTGGTACACTAGAGAAACCCCATTTGAAGGAGACGTTATCGAATTTGAACAAAAAGCATGGGCTGATGCACAAGTTCTACCTGTGATTGAAGATGCTTGTATGAGTGTTCAGTTTGGTCACATATTTGCTGGTGGTTATGCAGCTGGTTACTATGGATACAAATGGGCAGAAGTACTTGATGCTGATGCATTCTCATTATTCCAAGAGAAAGGTATTTTTAATCCCGAAGTAGCACAATCTTTTAGAGACAATATCCTCTCTAAAGGAAGTACAGAGCATCCTATGAAATTATACAAAAAATTCAGAGGACAAGAGCCTAGCATAAAAGCTCTACTTAAACGTAATGGCATTTTATGA
- a CDS encoding glyceraldehyde-3-phosphate dehydrogenase, type I (COGs: COG0057 Glyceraldehyde-3-phosphate dehydrogenase/erythrose-4-phosphate dehydrogenase~InterPro IPR020828:IPR020829:IPR006424~KEGG: bvu:BVU_3585 glyceraldehyde 3-phosphate dehydrogenase~PFAM: Glyceraldehyde 3-phosphate dehydrogenase, NAD(P) binding domain; Glyceraldehyde 3-phosphate dehydrogenase, catalytic domain~PRIAM: Glyceraldehyde-3-phosphate dehydrogenase (phosphorylating)~SMART: Glyceraldehyde 3-phosphate dehydrogenase, NAD(P) binding domain~SPTR: Glyceraldehyde 3-phosphate dehydrogenase;~TIGRFAM: Glyceraldehyde-3-phosphate dehydrogenase, type I~IMG reference gene:2504106645~PFAM: Glyceraldehyde 3-phosphate dehydrogenase, C-terminal domain; Glyceraldehyde 3-phosphate dehydrogenase, NAD binding domain~TIGRFAM: glyceraldehyde-3-phosphate dehydrogenase, type I): MIKVGINGFGRIGRFVFRAAQKRNDIQVVAINDLMPVDYLAYMLKYDTMHGQFDGTVEADVEKNQLIVNGKAVRVTAERNPADLKWDAVGADYVVESTGLFLTKEKAQAHIEAGAKYVVMSAPSKDDTPMFVCGVNHNEYKGQQFVSNASCTTNCLAPIAKVLHDKWGITDGLMTTVHSTTATQKTVDGPSLKDWRGGRAAAGNIIPSSTGAAKAVGKVFPALNGKLTGMSMRVPTLDVSVVDLTVNLSKPATYEEICAEMKRASENELKGILGYTEDAVVSSDFLGDARTSIFDAKAGIALTDTFVKVVSWYDNEIGYSNKVLDLVAHMAEYNK; this comes from the coding sequence ATGATTAAAGTAGGTATTAACGGTTTTGGCCGTATCGGACGTTTTGTTTTCCGTGCTGCTCAAAAAAGAAATGACATTCAAGTTGTTGCTATCAATGACTTAATGCCAGTAGATTACTTAGCTTACATGCTAAAATATGATACAATGCACGGTCAATTCGACGGTACTGTAGAAGCAGACGTAGAAAAAAATCAACTTATCGTAAACGGTAAAGCAGTTAGGGTAACAGCTGAAAGAAACCCAGCAGACCTTAAATGGGATGCAGTAGGTGCTGATTACGTAGTTGAGTCTACTGGACTTTTCCTAACAAAAGAAAAAGCTCAAGCTCATATCGAAGCTGGTGCTAAATACGTTGTTATGTCAGCTCCATCTAAAGATGATACTCCTATGTTCGTATGCGGTGTAAACCACAACGAATATAAAGGTCAACAATTCGTTTCAAATGCATCATGTACAACAAACTGTCTAGCTCCTATCGCTAAAGTACTTCATGACAAATGGGGTATCACAGACGGTTTAATGACTACTGTTCACTCAACAACTGCTACTCAAAAAACAGTTGACGGTCCTTCATTGAAAGACTGGAGAGGTGGTCGTGCTGCTGCAGGTAACATTATCCCTTCATCAACAGGTGCTGCTAAAGCTGTAGGTAAAGTATTCCCTGCACTTAACGGTAAACTTACAGGTATGTCAATGCGTGTTCCTACTCTTGACGTTTCTGTTGTTGACTTAACTGTTAACTTATCAAAACCAGCTACATACGAAGAAATCTGTGCTGAAATGAAGAGAGCTTCAGAAAACGAACTAAAAGGTATCCTTGGTTATACTGAAGATGCTGTAGTTTCTTCTGACTTCCTAGGTGATGCTCGTACTTCTATTTTTGACGCTAAAGCAGGTATCGCTTTAACAGATACTTTCGTAAAAGTTGTTTCTTGGTATGACAACGAAATCGGTTACTCTAACAAAGTACTTGATCTTGTTGCTCACATGGCTGAATACAACAAATAA
- a CDS encoding Large-conductance mechanosensitive channel (COGs: COG1970 Large-conductance mechanosensitive channel~HAMAP: Large-conductance mechanosensitive channel~InterPro IPR001185~KEGG: bfs:BF0886 large-conductance mechanosensitive channel~PFAM: Large-conductance mechanosensitive channel~SPTR: Putative large-conductance mechanosensitive channel;~TIGRFAM: Large-conductance mechanosensitive channel~IMG reference gene:2504106646~PFAM: Large-conductance mechanosensitive channel, MscL~TIGRFAM: large conductance mechanosensitive channel protein) produces the protein MKKGTLIQEFKEFAVKGNVVDMAVGVVIGGAFGKIVSSVVADIIMPPIGLLVGGVNFTELKWIMRDAVVDAAGEEVTAAVTLNYGMFIQNIFDFIIIAFSIFLFVKLINKMTRKKQEEEKPAAPPAPSKEEVLLGEIRDLLKEKK, from the coding sequence ATGAAAAAAGGTACGTTAATTCAAGAATTTAAAGAGTTTGCAGTTAAAGGCAACGTAGTTGATATGGCTGTCGGTGTTGTAATCGGTGGTGCTTTTGGTAAAATTGTATCTTCTGTTGTGGCCGATATCATTATGCCTCCTATAGGTTTACTTGTTGGAGGAGTGAACTTTACAGAGCTAAAATGGATCATGAGAGATGCTGTAGTAGATGCCGCTGGGGAAGAAGTTACTGCCGCAGTAACACTCAATTATGGTATGTTTATTCAAAATATATTTGACTTTATAATTATCGCTTTTTCTATTTTCTTGTTTGTAAAATTAATTAACAAAATGACTCGAAAGAAACAAGAAGAAGAGAAACCTGCTGCACCTCCTGCACCAAGTAAAGAAGAGGTTTTATTAGGTGAAATAAGAGATTTGTTGAAAGAAAAAAAATAA
- a CDS encoding GMP synthase (glutamine-hydrolyzing) (COGs: COG0519 GMP synthase PP-ATPase domain/subunit~HAMAP: GMP synthase~InterProIPR022955:IPR000991:IPR004506:IPR001674:IPR 004739~KEGG: bth:BT_4265 GMP synthase~PFAM: GMP synthase, C-terminal; Glutamine amidotransferase class-I, C-terminal; tRNA-specific 2-thiouridylase~PRIAM: GMP synthase (glutamine-hydrolyzing)~SPTR: GMP synthase [glutamine-hydrolyzing];~TIGRFAM: GMP synthase, C-terminal; GMP synthase, N-terminal~IMG reference gene:2504106647~PFAM: GMP synthase C terminal domain; Glutamine amidotransferase class-I; NAD synthase~TIGRFAM: GMP synthase (glutamine-hydrolyzing), C-terminal domain or B subunit; GMP synthase (glutamine-hydrolyzing), N-terminal domain or A subunit) has protein sequence MQEKIIILDFGSQTTQLIGRRVRELNTYCEIVPYNKFPKDDDSIKGVILSGSPFSVYDDKAFKIALKDIWGKYPILGICYGAQFIASECGGKVEPTATREYGRSKLSWLNSNNLLLEGISQNSQVWMSHGDTITSIPDNFEKIASTEEVDIAAYQVKGESIWAVQFHPEVYHSEDGTQLLKNFVFNICGCHGSWSPASFVEHTVAELKKQLGDDKVVLALSGGVDSSVAAVLLNKAIGKNLTCVFVDHGLLRKDEFKNVLHDYECLGLNVIGVDASKKFYSELAGVTDPEQKRKIIGKGFIDVFDVEAHKIQDVKWLAQGTIYPDVIESLSITGTVIKSHHNVGGLPEKMDLKLCEPLRLLFKDEVRRVGREMGMPEHLIKRHPFPGPGLGVRILGDITPEKVRVLQEADHIFIQGLIDWNLYDTVWQAGVILLPVQSVGVMGDERTYESAVALRAVASTDAMTADWVHLPYEFLAKMSNDIINKVRGVNRVTYDISSKPPATIEWE, from the coding sequence ATGCAAGAAAAAATAATTATTCTAGACTTTGGTTCACAAACTACTCAGCTGATAGGCAGACGTGTGCGTGAATTAAACACTTACTGTGAAATTGTACCTTATAATAAGTTTCCAAAGGATGATGACTCTATCAAAGGTGTTATTTTATCGGGAAGCCCTTTCTCTGTTTATGATGATAAGGCTTTTAAAATAGCATTAAAAGATATTTGGGGTAAATATCCTATTCTTGGTATTTGTTATGGTGCACAATTTATAGCATCTGAGTGTGGTGGAAAGGTTGAGCCTACTGCTACTCGCGAATATGGTCGTTCTAAATTATCATGGTTGAATTCTAATAATTTGTTATTGGAAGGTATATCTCAAAACTCTCAAGTTTGGATGAGTCATGGTGATACCATAACTTCTATTCCAGATAATTTTGAAAAAATTGCTTCAACGGAAGAGGTTGATATTGCTGCTTATCAAGTGAAAGGTGAGTCTATTTGGGCTGTACAATTTCATCCTGAAGTATATCACTCTGAAGATGGTACTCAATTACTAAAGAACTTCGTCTTTAATATTTGTGGTTGTCATGGTTCTTGGTCACCTGCTTCTTTTGTGGAGCATACGGTTGCCGAGTTAAAAAAACAACTTGGTGATGATAAAGTTGTATTGGCTCTTAGTGGAGGGGTTGACTCTTCTGTTGCTGCCGTATTACTGAATAAAGCTATTGGTAAAAACCTAACTTGTGTTTTTGTAGATCATGGTTTGTTACGTAAAGATGAATTTAAAAACGTACTTCATGATTATGAATGCTTAGGCTTAAATGTAATAGGTGTTGATGCTAGTAAAAAGTTTTATTCAGAACTTGCTGGAGTAACAGATCCTGAGCAAAAGAGAAAAATTATAGGAAAGGGTTTCATTGATGTATTCGATGTAGAAGCTCATAAAATACAAGATGTAAAATGGTTAGCTCAAGGCACTATCTATCCTGATGTTATTGAGTCTTTATCAATTACAGGAACAGTAATTAAGAGTCATCACAATGTGGGTGGGCTACCAGAAAAGATGGACTTAAAACTTTGCGAGCCTTTACGTCTTTTATTTAAAGATGAAGTTCGTAGAGTGGGCCGTGAGATGGGTATGCCCGAGCATCTGATTAAAAGACATCCATTTCCAGGACCTGGTCTTGGGGTACGTATATTAGGTGATATTACTCCAGAAAAAGTACGTGTATTACAAGAAGCTGATCATATTTTTATTCAAGGTTTGATTGATTGGAATCTATACGATACGGTATGGCAAGCAGGGGTGATTTTACTACCTGTACAATCTGTTGGAGTAATGGGTGATGAGAGAACTTATGAAAGTGCAGTAGCATTGCGTGCAGTAGCTTCTACTGATGCTATGACTGCCGATTGGGTTCATCTTCCTTATGAGTTTTTGGCTAAGATGTCTAATGATATTATAAATAAAGTGCGCGGTGTAAATCGTGTTACCTATGATATTAGTTCTAAGCCACCTGCAACTATTGAGTGGGAATAA
- a CDS encoding hypothetical protein (IMG reference gene:2504106648) has product MILVLSHLQLLSGNKLLQIKEKADVILVIIIRFFCVNTLHILMCLLWGFIEISTDPKIVSE; this is encoded by the coding sequence ATGATATTAGTTCTAAGCCACCTGCAACTATTGAGTGGGAATAAATTATTACAAATAAAAGAGAAAGCGGATGTAATCCTAGTGATTATTATCCGCTTTTTTTGTGTAAATACTTTACATATCCTTATGTGCTTACTTTGGGGATTTATAGAGATAAGTACAGATCCTAAGATTGTTTCAGAATAA